The Deinococcus depolymerans genome includes a region encoding these proteins:
- a CDS encoding tRNA (adenine(22)-N(1))-methyltransferase TrmK, which translates to MTLPALDARLEAVLRLIRADIHADIGSDHAHLPVALLRRGHIRRGVIVELNPGPLAHARRNVALAGLCGQLEVRHGNGLDPLAPGEVPSVSMTGMGALTMRGILERGAARQVRPDAVTVQPNDDPRSLRDWALGAGYHLRAERLASGHWTYPVLRFERAEGPDPAYEGLPRDAARRYGPLLLREGDALLRRQVHADVTRLTPLAAPGRPAALELATAQAALTWLEAQPSLDAGVER; encoded by the coding sequence GTGACGCTGCCCGCGCTGGACGCCCGGCTGGAGGCCGTGCTGCGCCTGATCCGCGCCGACATCCACGCGGACATCGGCAGCGACCACGCGCACCTGCCGGTCGCGCTGCTGCGGCGCGGTCACATCCGGCGGGGCGTGATCGTGGAACTGAACCCCGGCCCGCTGGCACACGCCCGCCGGAACGTGGCGCTCGCGGGGCTCTGCGGGCAGCTCGAGGTCCGGCATGGCAACGGCCTGGACCCGCTGGCGCCCGGCGAGGTGCCCAGCGTCAGCATGACCGGGATGGGGGCGCTGACCATGCGCGGCATCCTGGAGCGGGGCGCGGCCCGGCAGGTGCGGCCCGACGCGGTGACCGTGCAGCCGAACGATGATCCCCGGTCACTGCGGGACTGGGCGCTGGGCGCGGGGTATCACCTGCGGGCCGAGCGGCTGGCCAGCGGGCACTGGACCTACCCGGTCCTGCGGTTCGAGCGGGCCGAAGGGCCGGACCCCGCCTACGAGGGGTTGCCGCGTGACGCGGCGCGGCGCTACGGACCGCTGCTGCTGCGGGAGGGGGACGCGCTGCTGCGCCGGCAGGTGCACGCGGACGTGACCCGCCTGACCCCGCTGGCCGCGCCGGGCCGCCCGGCCGCGCTGGAACTCGCCACGGCGCAAGCGGCGCTCACGTGGCTGGAAGCGCAGCCCTCCCTGGACGCTGGTGTAGAGCGGTAA
- a CDS encoding YqhA family protein: MAKRSPPAPLSATRRRTLAGAFGFTRLIVELGVLSSFAFSLALFVAAIAQAYVKIRAALGELGEAHTAKTLIVSAVEQADTLLVGMALLIISFGLQALFVGRLQNVPAWLHIDSFDDLKQKLIGIVIVALAVNFFSVALEWKGGSDILVYGAAIAAVILAVGAYSVILTRQGDSRSHAPDSPSGQP, from the coding sequence ATGGCGAAACGTTCCCCCCCGGCCCCCCTGAGCGCCACGCGGCGCCGCACGCTGGCGGGCGCGTTCGGGTTCACGCGCCTGATCGTGGAACTGGGGGTCCTGAGTTCCTTCGCGTTCAGTCTGGCGCTGTTCGTCGCGGCCATCGCGCAGGCGTACGTGAAGATCCGGGCCGCGCTGGGCGAACTGGGCGAGGCGCACACCGCCAAGACCCTGATCGTATCGGCGGTCGAGCAGGCCGACACGCTGCTGGTCGGCATGGCCCTGCTGATCATCTCGTTCGGGCTGCAGGCGCTGTTCGTGGGGCGCCTGCAGAACGTCCCGGCGTGGCTGCACATCGACTCCTTCGACGACCTCAAGCAGAAACTGATCGGGATCGTGATCGTGGCGCTCGCCGTGAACTTCTTCAGTGTGGCGCTGGAATGGAAGGGCGGGTCGGACATCCTGGTGTACGGCGCGGCCATCGCCGCCGTGATTCTCGCGGTGGGCGCGTACTCGGTCATCCTGACCCGTCAGGGCGACAGCCGCAGCCACGCGCCGGACAGCCCGTCCGGTCAGCCGTGA
- a CDS encoding MOSC domain-containing protein gives MKTIHELRATFPRPGRVEWIGLRPARRAPLLPVAQVEAHPLVGLIGDHGKLAPPRLTALTGEAGETGVRAPAPPVPGGPGRRQVTLIQAEHLPVIAALCGRTEVTPEALRRNLVISGIPLLALKDARFQIGEVILEGTGECHPCSRMEETLGEGGYNAVRGHGGLTARVIRGGLIRKGDTLIPL, from the coding sequence ATGAAGACCATCCATGAACTGCGCGCCACCTTCCCCCGGCCAGGGCGGGTCGAGTGGATCGGGCTGCGGCCCGCCCGCCGCGCCCCGCTGCTGCCGGTGGCGCAGGTCGAGGCGCACCCGCTCGTCGGACTGATCGGGGATCACGGGAAACTGGCCCCGCCCCGCCTGACCGCCCTGACCGGCGAGGCGGGCGAGACCGGGGTGCGTGCGCCCGCGCCGCCGGTACCGGGCGGGCCGGGGCGGCGGCAGGTGACCCTCATCCAGGCCGAGCACCTGCCGGTCATCGCGGCGCTGTGCGGGCGCACGGAGGTCACGCCGGAGGCGCTGCGGCGCAACCTCGTGATCAGCGGCATCCCCCTGCTGGCCCTCAAGGACGCCCGCTTCCAGATCGGTGAGGTGATCCTGGAGGGCACCGGCGAGTGCCACCCCTGCTCGCGCATGGAAGAGACCCTGGGCGAGGGGGGCTACAACGCCGTGCGCGGCCACGGCGGCCTGACCGCCCGCGTGATCCGGGGCGGCCTGATCCGCAAGGGTGACACCCTCATCCCGCTCTGA
- the tyrS gene encoding tyrosine--tRNA ligase has protein sequence MSEIRWNVPIDEQIELLRRGVVDLVSEDDLRRKLQKGAPLRVKLGADPTRPDLHLGHAVILRKMRQFQDLGHKVIMLIGDFTAMIGDPSGKSKTRPPLTLEQTRENAKSYLEQCRLILRQEPEVLEIRYNGEWLEPMGYADVIRLASRYTVARIMERDDFRRRFEGGVPIAVHELLYPLTQGYDSVALQADVELGGTDQLFNNLVGRALQRDYGQESQVVMTLPLLVGLDGTEKMSKSLDNYIGLTDEPHEMFAKLMKVPDPLLDNYFTLLTDLPRPRIEELLAGHPVAAHRELAREVVAALHPGADLDAAEARFRSVAKGGIPENIPTVTVPAADLDDSVDTGRISMARLVVLAGLEPSNGAARKLMQNRGLKLNGEPFTDPQGTLTREQLAAEGGAVIQKGKDKFARLVLGS, from the coding sequence ATGAGTGAAATCCGCTGGAACGTACCGATCGACGAGCAGATCGAGCTGCTCAGGCGCGGCGTGGTGGACCTGGTGTCCGAGGACGACCTGCGCCGCAAACTGCAGAAGGGCGCGCCGCTGCGCGTGAAGCTGGGCGCCGACCCGACCCGCCCGGACCTGCACCTGGGGCACGCCGTGATCCTGCGCAAGATGCGGCAGTTCCAGGACCTGGGCCACAAGGTGATCATGCTGATCGGGGACTTCACGGCCATGATCGGCGACCCCAGCGGCAAGAGCAAGACCCGCCCCCCGCTGACCCTGGAGCAGACCCGCGAGAACGCCAAGAGCTACCTGGAGCAGTGCCGCCTGATCCTGCGCCAGGAGCCCGAGGTGCTGGAAATCCGCTACAACGGCGAGTGGCTCGAACCCATGGGGTACGCCGACGTGATCCGCCTTGCCAGCCGCTACACGGTCGCGCGGATCATGGAACGCGACGACTTCCGCAGGCGCTTCGAGGGTGGCGTGCCCATCGCCGTCCACGAACTGCTGTACCCGCTCACGCAGGGCTACGACTCCGTGGCGCTGCAGGCGGACGTGGAACTGGGCGGCACCGATCAGCTGTTCAACAACCTGGTGGGCCGCGCCCTGCAACGCGATTACGGGCAGGAATCGCAGGTCGTCATGACCCTGCCGCTGCTGGTCGGCCTGGACGGCACCGAGAAGATGTCCAAGAGCCTGGACAACTACATCGGCCTGACCGACGAACCGCACGAGATGTTCGCCAAACTGATGAAGGTGCCCGACCCGCTGCTGGACAACTACTTCACGCTGCTGACCGACCTGCCCCGCCCCCGCATCGAGGAACTGCTGGCCGGTCACCCGGTCGCCGCGCACCGCGAACTGGCGCGCGAGGTCGTGGCGGCCCTGCACCCCGGCGCGGACCTGGACGCCGCCGAGGCCCGCTTCCGCTCGGTCGCCAAGGGCGGCATTCCCGAGAACATCCCGACCGTGACCGTCCCTGCGGCCGACCTGGACGACAGCGTGGATACCGGGCGGATCAGCATGGCGCGGCTGGTGGTGCTGGCGGGACTGGAGCCCAGCAACGGCGCGGCCCGCAAACTGATGCAGAACCGGGGCCTGAAACTGAACGGGGAGCCGTTCACGGACCCGCAGGGCACCCTGACCCGCGAGCAGCTCGCGGCAGAGGGCGGCGCGGTCATCCAGAAGGGCAAGGACAAGTTCGCGCGGCTGGTCCTGGGGTCCTGA